In Drechmeria coniospora strain ARSEF 6962 chromosome 03, whole genome shotgun sequence, the DNA window GCATCCACAGCCGCTGGCAGTTTGTGTCCTCTCGTATTCGGTCAGACACACAGGGCCATCGTGACCGCGTCTTTTCCTTGGTCGAGCTGTTTCATAATACAGAAGCACCAGGCCATGAAGGAGCAGAGAACCTATGCGCTCAGCCATACCCGTGGGCACCTTGCCATCGCACGATGACTCGTAATATCATGGCGCATAGTGCACGTCCCTTGCTGCCGGGTGCAACGCCAGCAGGTATGGGGCGATGAAGACCGGGGAGGGACACAGACTCGTGTCTAATCCGGTGCCTGCTGGAGATGTCCCTGTGAGTCTTTCACGATGTGACGTCGGCTTCGGGtacgtgtacgtgtacgtacGTGTCCTCGTACCGTGGCTTTGAACCAGTGCACAGGCCAGCGAACGTTCGATGCCTGGTCACCCACACGTGCCATGTGGGTGGGTGGGCGTGCACGTCTCGTGTGCGGTTCGTCCAGGGCGCGAGTCTCTCGTCCCGCTATCCGTTGTCCGCAACGGCCCGGAACGAGGATGAGCCCATGGCTGCCGATTAAAGCGATGGCGTCCGTGTGCGTTTCCTCCCCTGCGCGCGACtgctgtacctagtacgtacttgtaccaacaATGCTACAGGCGTGCACGTTTGCGTTAGCACTTGAGCAACATGgtgcaggtaggtacttCTACATTCATTGCTTCTTCCAGCACCAGGCCGCTGCGTGACCGTTGATTTCCTGCAGGGACCTTGACAGCCGCCTCAAAGGCATGATGGTGCACGACAGCACCCGTAACGGCATTCGTCCGAGGACCAGCAGGTGCCGCCTCAGCTTGTAGGGAATGTGCGTGCACGAACctgagtacttgcatgtctCGACTCCCCACCACCACACGGACCGTGGTCAGGTGTTGCATACCCCCTAATGCCGTCTTGCGGCCACCAAAGGTCCAGGACGAGGCTGTACCAGCATGTTTGGCGAGGGGAGAGGATTCCCACATGCCGAACTGGAAGCCGGCATGGCTGTCGACAATGAAGGTATCGATTGTATTCCCCCCCCCAAGGAATCGAGCAgggtcggacgaggaggtcggAAGTCTCGTGTAGGGTTCCGAGTCGCTCGGTGTGTGCAGCGACCTTTTTTCGAACGGCCCAAGGGACAATAGTCATCCTCGTGGAGAGAAgttattttttttttcatcaTGCAATCGTGAGGTGGGTTACGTACGGTACGTTGTACAAAAGTACGGCGAGCCCGTCCTTTCCTTCTCGTCGCAATCATCCGTTTGGGAAGGAAGGGGAGGCCCGGGCCGCACTTCCCAGTGGGACTAGGCACACAGTAATTATCTCGTCGCACGATGCCGATGGCACACTGTGTGTTCGCTTGCACTTGCCGCAGTAAATTTGACTTGTCACAAGGACGGACGGATGCCTCATCGGCGGGGAGCTCAACGAAGTATCGTGTACTTTGCATTGTTTGGCTTAAATGGGAAAGAAGCAGCCTAGGTGAGGCAGATGACCAGGATGGACTCACCGCAGTCATTCATTCATCCGCCCCAAACCTTCCGACGAGCAGTTCGCCGGCTTTGCTGCCCAGACACCCGTTCTTCACTGTCGGTGACGGCACCATTGCGAGCACCGCATCGCAAAGCCACCATCGGTGACGGTGACAATGTCCGTCTACTTGCGTGGCGGCAACAGTGCCAGGCTCCGAGGCAGCGCCAGCCATCCGGCCGACCGAGCAGCCCTCGTCCCTCTCAAGTCTCGACTCCTGCAGCTTATGCCACAGCACCTCTCTCGTGCCAGCAAAGGAGCAGATGGATGGTAAGCACCAGGGCCCAATCGTCACGACTCTCGGTGCTGGTGTTGCAACTAGCTGGCAAAGGTGCCGACTGGAAGCTGCGTGTGTGCCCAACGCTGCCACGGACCAgcagcgacgccgccggcctgcaTGCCCTGATTTGATGGGTTACACGGCATCGAAAGTAGGGCTTGCCCACGATGCCCCTCTCCCCGGAACGGTTCCCTCGCATCTCCGTCCGTCGTTTTCGATCAAATCATGAAGAGTGGGGTTCCGCCCGCATACGACTCATGCAGCTGCCCATGATATCATGATACAGCAGCCGTGCATCCAACGCTGCAACCGacatgccgccgccccgcTCCATTGGGCAGCCCAGTCCGAGCCGGCTCAAGGGACAAGATACGGCAGCAGAAGTTCACGGTACGAGGAGCGCTCGAATGGCAATCCTCGGGCGAATGCGGCCTAGGCCAAGCGGTCTAGCAGTCGAGGCGCTTCGACATCCTCGGCCCTGACTTCAGCCTCCAGCCTCCAGTCACTTGGCTCCAGTCATCAGCCGTCCGGTTTGACCCCTCACCACACCGTTTCTTTCATTCCTCTCCTTCATCCTCCCACCTGGCCGCCTTGGTCAGACGAGGAAACCGTAACTGATTTGTCCGTGACAGACAGGGACCGGGGGTCAAGCTACATGTACCCAGAAGTACCTCCGCCGGCCCTTGCCTCCACGCTGGGGATGTGATGTGATGTGACCCCGGCGGGAGGAATCCTAGAATGCccctcgaggtcgacctcATCCTCGAGATGGGTGAGGcttcgttgccgtcgacaactcccgaggacggcgagtgCCTCGCCCAGACCGACAGGCTCCTGCCCGGATAAGTctgcatcgtcctcgccgagtaGCGAGAACGTCGCGCGTGCTCTTGTCCATCTTCGACATCCTTCATCGTCACATCCCGTCGCCCTCCATCCGTCGGCCTTCCCATTCTTATACGACCGGGGTCCCCCTAGGCGGCCACCCGGCGGCCAGCCTGCGGGCGGGTGTGGGGGATTGCTCCCACACACTAACTGACGCACCAGGACCAGGCTCCGGATGGATATCTGGCATGCGCCTAGACGGTAGATTGGAATCGTCTTCGCCTCCCTGTCCGCAAATAAGACCTGTCTACCACCTCCCCCGTCAGCCACCGTACCGTCGACCATCCTCTAGACCTTGCAAACGATCCTCGTTGCTTGTCGCCCGTCCTCGACAGCGGCAGAAGCTTTGGTCGGCTTCTGGCACTCGTCTCGACAGGCCCTGCGAGTCTCTGACAACCAACACCCCACAATTTTCCTGCATGATCCtaccggccgtcgacgcttgAACCTTGACACACCTTGTCTCGGTCGTCAACTTGCCGATCCAGGTCGGAACTGTGCTCTGGCAAGCCGGAGTCAGCACGATTTGTCGAGGTACCACATCCGGGCATGGGTTCGTCAATGACTAGCAATGGTATCatcgctcgtcctcgtcgccgaacGGAGGCATCTGGCCTGGCCTGTTGATAAAAAGGCGTCGGAAGACGGTGTCTGGGACGACGCAGTGCTGCCAACGCCATCGCCCACGGAGGCTGCATGGAAGGGGGCCTCCACAATGGCGCCCGTGAACACTGGTCAGCTGTCACCTCTGAGCTCGGGTGTCGAGTTGACTGTCGATGCCTTCTCAGCCGAGAcaacggcgccgtcggcttcctcctcctgcgCCGATTCCTGGAGCGTCGGGTACGCAGAtcgcgacgagggcgatgaggATGCCCCATGGGATCTTTGGGAACGAAACTCGGACGATGCCTTGACGGTGCCAAAGCTGGAAGCCACCGAGGACGAAATAAACCTTGACGACGTCAAGCTAGCTCCGCTGGTGCCATCATCCCCGAACGGCCCCGCTCCGTCGGGAGGCTCCCGTGTCAAGCAGAAGCGGCCCCGTGGTCGGCCCAGAAAACACCCTCTCCTCTCCGCGGACGCTTCCGTCAAGGTGAACAAGGGGCGATCCAAGACAGGATGCATCACCTgcaggaagaggaagaagaaatGCGACGAGGCCAAACCTCGCTGTACGTTTTCGTGGCGGAAACGCGAGCATGCCATGGACCCCGTTCCGCTGACACCTACTCGTAGGCATGAATTGCGAGAAGAACGCCGTCGTGTGCGAGGGCTACCACGAGAAGCAGATGTGGAAGAGCGGCAAGGAAAGGGCCGAGGAGGGTACGGAAACACGTCCGCCTGCTGGCCGCCGGCTAACTCGGTGGCAGAGCGGATTAGGCGAGAGTCCCTGCCATCTATCACCATGCAGCCCATTTTCCACGGCGTCGAAACGGTCGAGGACAAGATATTTTGGAAGCATTACGTCAACCACTTCAGCAACGTTCTCACCGTCGAGGGTGAAGCGAGGAATGCATTCAAGGATATCATACTGCAACTTGCCAATCACCATCAGGGCCTCATGCACTCCATACTCGCCGTGAGCAGCAAGCACATGGAGTTCGATTCTCCCTACGGCGTCAACATCCTCCTCGAAAACCCTTCGGCAAGTCGAGAGTCCATCCACCACCGGGCCGAGTACCACCACAGCGAGGCCTTGAAACGGTTCTATGACGACATGAACTTCCCCCTGGACAAGGACGACCCTGAGTATGAAGCGTTTCTGGCTGCACAATATGGCCAGATTCTCTGCTTGCTGCTTCAAACCAGAGCCGAGGGTAACCCTAGGGGCGAGCACAGGTTTCACCTGAAGGGCTATCAGAAACTCATCCAGCAGTCGCCTCCGGGTGACACGGTCTTTTATACGTTTATCACCGAATTTTTTCAGTATCACATATACGCCGACGATCTTCTCTGGCACCCCGAGACGAGGACCGATCGCTTGACGTCGGAGCACTGGGAACCGTCGGTCCCCATTGACAAGCCCCGACTGCTCGGGGTTGCCGACGGCTTCCTGCCGTACCTCTCGCAGATCACGAGCATCCGCAACACCATCCGCGCGAACCTGGCCGCTTCGGTCGATCCTCCCGTTGACTATATCACCCTCTTCAAGGCGGTTGATATCGACGCGGCCATCCGCGAATGGTCTCCGCAATGGCCGTTGGGTGACAGTCGAGATCGCGTGGCGCCGCTCTACAAGCAGATGATGTGGGTGTATTTGTTCCGGACCATTTATCCACCGTGCTCGCCCCCTTCACGGCGTGCAACGGTCGGGTCACTGCCAGCCGTCTCGTTGATGACGCCCCCGCCGCAGCGTCGCGCCTCGATGGCTGCCAGCGTCGGGACTGGGGCAGCCGCCAACAAGCCTGCTCTTGGAGGTCACCTGCCGCGGAGTTGCCCATCGTCCCGCAACCCATCCAGGACTTCATCGATGCACGAGTTGGACTCGTCCGCCATCGGCCAAAGTTTTGAATGCCATCGTCAACCGTCCCCACCGGCTGTTCGACGCCCTGCTCATGAAGACGATCGCGTGACGCTCGCCGTGCAAGAATCGCTGGCCATTATGGAATCCTTCAAGCCATCGGATCCGGCTCTGACGCTACTCCTGATACCTTGTCTGATTATCGGCACGGCATGCTTCGAGGCTGCGCAGCGCGATCGTGTCAGAGCCACGGTGAAGGTTGTGCGCGGCTACACAGGACTTCGTAACTGCGACCGCGTAGGCGAAGTTCTGGACAAAGTGTGGTCGCTCATGGATCAAGGTGACTGGATCTCGGTATGGGACTGGCAGAGCGTGGCAAGAGGGTTGGAGCTTGATTTTATTTGCTCATGatgagcgacgacgactgcaACGCATGCCGTACGACACGCCATCAATCAATACGTTTACCACGTCCGGACAGGCGACAGACACTCTGTTCCTCGCGTCCGCCACAACTAATCGCGCAGCGTCCATCCGTACGGGCAGTGGTTAAGCCAAGCAATGCGAAGTACACGATACTTGGTTGAGCTTCCCACCGGTGAGGCATCCGTCAGCACGCTCTTTCGTCTTGAACTGTCTGAAAGACGGCGACTTGACGGTTTCTGCAGCCACCCAGGCTTTGTTCAACAATTCGTGCGTAGGCTGTGGGCGTGATGGCGATTGTCAAGCGTATGCTCGTCCACTAAGCGGCTCCTGTCGGAGTGGTGTCGAGACCTGCGATCCGGCTGCTTGAAGGCAGCCGTAGCTTGGCCGGGCGTATGGTGAGCGTGATGTTGGTGATATGTTTGAGTTTCGGCTCTTCATCGTGTCGAGATTATTTCTGCACCGTGCTGAGTTCGACAACGGCACAAGTAGTTGACGGTAGGTCTGAGGTGGGCACATGATGCATTCTGAAAGTTATCTGTAGCCTGTATTGACTCGATTGGCAGAGCAGGATGGTACTGCGATTTCATTGCATTTGGGCTCTTTATTAGGAGCCCGCGTTCGAAAGCGTCTGAGCATGGGCATGGCTAATTTTGACGGATCGGTGCACGCTCACGGCTCGGTTTGAAGCATGATGATGGGCTCGACCTCCACGGTGTTCTGTCATTGATGCTTGCATCTTGCACTCCCCATCCTTTGCGGTGGCCATGCGACTTTGTTCACACGAGGTTGTCGGGTAGAAATGGCAGCATCCTTGTACGTCTCAGCATAAACAATAAACAAGATCCCGTTTAGTGCATGGACTCCCATCTGGAAATCCCGTGATAGGGGCATGCGCATTTGCTTGCGTCGACACACTGTGTACAGAATCTTCACACCACCTCCACTCAGGTTTCTTGCCAGGACTATTATTTTGGCTGGCtgccatgcatgcatgtatgtTTCGGTGTCCAATTGCTCTGCCACGTCTGCGCAAACAGCGGTGGAAGGATGAAGAGGCTTTGGGGCTTGGTCGTGGACGACTCGCTGCAGGAAGGGGGGCATAAAGGGAGACGGTATATTTGTAGACTGTTGGTTTCGATTTGAGGTATAGGGCATGAAACATCGACCATGCTCATATCGGTTCCGTCTCGGCTTCAACTCGGTTCAGCTTGGCCCAGATCGGTCAACGGGACACACGACTCTCATCCCCGACGTTTCCTTTCGTTCAGAAGTCGCTCCTACTTCCAGTGATTCGACCGTCAACGGTCCAACATggcagcctcgacggcgcaAGCATGGCGTCGCGGCGGTTAGCGTCCGGTCCTGCGGACGGTGAAGGGCACGATGCCAATGCCAGACTCAATCGTGCTTCTTCTCCCCTTCCATGTAAAATTTGCCACGGCCCGGGTTCGCCACGGCCCTCGGTCCCGCCGCTTGCTCATCAGACTCGAGCGGCTGCGCcatcctctcggccgcgtcgacgttCTGGGCCGGTGGTGAGACGACGGGGCCCCTGAAGGTGGTATCGACAaaggcatcctcgccgatggCGTGACTCGAGTGCGGggcctcggcagcgacgCCGTCCATCATGCGGGCATCGCGACGCTCCTGCATGGCAGAGACGCTCACGGGGGtatcgccaccgccgaccaTGGGGGTGTCCCTATCACGGCGCGCGTCGATGACGCTCGAGCTTGTCCTCTCGACGTTGGTCGGCTGGtgggtggccgaggagcccgGGGGCACTCGGCGGTGGTAGATGGGCCCCGAGACGGTGCTGCCGGCGCCTTCGCCAAAGCCAACGAGGGAggcggagccgtcgtcgctcatGCGGTCCTCGTAGCCGCCGACGGATCGGGTGGCCATGGCGTCCAtgtcctcgtcgatgcccatgctggcgacggagccggccTCGCGGTAGTTGGTGTCGGTGCTGAGCATGTCCTCGTCACggtcgccggccgtcgttcgcaagtcgtcgccctcctcgccgacgtggcTCTCGGTCGCGCTGGCGGAGCCGACGGTGCTCATCTTCGTCACCGCCACGGGCTGGCCGTTGCTGTCGAAGTAGGCGGCCGTCAGGTGCTGGGTGGGCGGATAGTTCAGGGGgaaggccgacgtcgacgtcggcgtcgtctggggcgagagcgaggacgCAGCACCGGGCTGGCCTGCGGTCGGAGGAGCGGTGCGCAGGGTGGACACCCGCTCGAGTCCGGCGAGGCGCGAGATGCGGTCGGctcgctcggcctcgagactcgtcgtcgaggggctGTGCTGATGGCCGCGGCCCAGATTGCCGGCCGAGAAGTGGCCGCGGTGGCCGTCTTTGATGGCCGTGGTGGAGAGGGCGGAGAgggaggtggtggtgctTGTGGGCGTGCCGCTGCGGGAAGATATGCGCCATCGCAGTCAGCTCGGCCGGACGGATTCGCCCTTTGGGGGCAGCGACGGGGGGGGCAAGCTCTCGGTGGCAACATACGGCATCTCGGACGGCGTGTCGTGGTTGGAGCCCGGCGGGGGCAGGTTGATGAAGATGGGGTGCGGCGGCtgggccatgacgacggtcgtgcctcgtcgacggacgagaagCCAGCCAGGTGCGATGACTTGACCGGTCGGTCGGTCACGGGCCGGGGTGCTTACAGGAACGTGGCCGACGCGCGGGGTGCTTCGGGCCGTCGGGAGGTCGAGAGCGAACGGTGCAGACGCAACGGAggagcggcgccggccatgtGGTATCTCGGCGCTGGATGCAGGCTAGGACGCGGGGATGCAGCGGATGGAGAGGATGGGGAGGAGGGCGTCGGGATGAGGGCGTCGGGATGAGGGCGCCGGGATGAGGTTGTCGGGATGAGGTTGTCGAGAGGAGGTTGtcgagaggagaggaaggaAGGTCAGAGCCAGCTCTGGTGGAGGATGAGGTTGGTTCAGTTGGTGACGGCATAGTGGCGGCAGCTTGGTCCAGCAGCACCACTGAGGGCATTGGGTACACCGGTCTACCCTTCTGTACCCGACAGTCGCTCATTGAACGGGGCCAGTTGGGTGCGTCCCGAAGTAGCTTTAGGTACCTCATCCGTTGTTTTGGCAGCAGCACCGACAGGGCTATAGCGTaaatcggcatcggcgcagAGGCCGGAgccctgtacatgtacagccaGTCCAGTGCCCGCGCGGGGGTGcgtcatgtacatgtacattagAAAAATGCTCGTGCACTGTAGGAGCACCAGCGGAATACTACTaacctacctactaaggtacctaCTACGACTAGGTTAGGTACAggttaggtacctagtagtgcTCTACTTGCACGCACAGGGAGCAAACGCACGCCGTACAGCACTCGTTCACGGCAAGGTTGGCGAGTACAGCAGGCAGGTGtgcgtgtgcaagtactagaGGCACCACACTCTAGCCATGGCACACTCTAGCCATAGCACCGTCAATCATGGCCCTGCAATATCTGCAACACTCGCACTCGCATGCATTGCTTGCGAAGCCTGCCCAGTGCGGAGCTCGGCGATGTTTCAGGGtcctcccccccccgaaCCCGATGAGTGGCTGGCTGGTAGCCGGAGCGCCAAGAATGGGGCCGACCGCCTGTAAGTAGACAAGGTCGGTCCCCCCATTAGACGATCGCCGGCGGACGTCAGGGCCCACCAGTCGCCACGGCGGGGCAGCGCCAGGCGGATCATtagggggggagggggagggggggttccTTGTGTTCAGCGGCATATCGTTCGCAACaccactactccgtacagctacGCAGTAAATCGACCACCGCATGTGTTGGCATCAACACCAGCTGGGGTCCTATTCTGCCACTCTAGACTTGCCGTCGCGCACACCATGCTCCGGAGGAAGGGCGAGGCGTCGTGCCGACACCGCACGCCATTGGCCATGGACAAATGGATAGGCCGTTGGGCTCAGCGCTGGCCATGATTGGGCGCCATCGACCATTAACTTTGACGCTGCGTGCTCCGACCTACCAGGCGATGGATGGATCTGGACACTAGTACGGAGTCATGGGCACCCATACCGCCGCAGCGTTCTCGTAGCTTTTCGGTGTGCCACGTAGTATCCATCTGGCACTAGCAGGAAAACCTGTTTGTGAAGGGATAGGGGCTGCATGTTATTGCTGGCAACTCTGTGCCGGTGCCTTGTCGAAGGCCGGCGTTGAGGCATCGATGGCCTGACGGGGCGGATTAACTAACGGCCCTGCAACGTGCGACGGTGTCATTCGCCTCACCCGGAAATTCAGTTCTTCCACTCTGTCACGACAtgggcgtcgtggccgtcatgATGTCAACTTGCACGTCAGTCGTCAGCATCCGACGAGAGGGACGCGCTATTACCTTGGATGCTGGTGCTTTGTCGAGCCGCGCCATGGTCCCGGACCCTTTGTTTGATCCGCCCCTCGCTTGAACGACGAAGCCGCGACCGTATCGCTTTGGGAAACCCTGCCGAGGATGGCCGattggcgacgacggccgtttCCCCCAGGGCCACATGGCCCGGCCAAGAGCGATGCTTCGAGAGCCCGAGAGGGGGGTCTGGGAAGGATCCTGTGCGGCGTGCAACACACGGGCACAGTACGGGGTAGGGCGTGCGAGGAGCTGGTGCCGCCAACATGGATGCTGTCGTTGTCGTGTACAGGTCAAATCACGAGGACCGATGCCGTCCCTCCTCGTTTAGCCGGCCAGGGATGCCGGCCAGGGATGCGGCCAGGGACGCCGGTCAGGGATGCACACGACCAAGGGACTCGTCGGTTCCTGCACAGCGCCGATGCGCAAGCAGCCGGAAGCCTTTCACGGGAGGAACGGAGAGAAGGCGTTTTGGCCGTGACGCAAGGCAACGGCCGCCTTCTCTCCACGACGGCAGGACAGTAGCA includes these proteins:
- a CDS encoding hypothetical protein (related to C6 zink-finger protein PRO1A); this translates as MVSSLVLVAERRHLAWPVDKKASEDGVWDDAVLPTPSPTEAAWKGASTMAPVNTGQLSPLSSGVELTVDAFSAETTAPSASSSCADSWSVGYADRDEGDEDAPWDLWERNSDDALTVPKLEATEDEINLDDVKLAPLVPSSPNGPAPSGGSRVKQKRPRGRPRKHPLLSADASVKVNKGRSKTGCITCRKRKKKCDEAKPRCTFSWRKREHAMDPVPLTPTRRHELREERRRVRGLPREADVEERQGKGRGGYGNTSACWPPANSVAERIRRESLPSITMQPIFHGVETVEDKIFWKHYVNHFSNVLTVEGEARNAFKDIILQLANHHQGLMHSILAVSSKHMEFDSPYGVNILLENPSASRESIHHRAEYHHSEALKRFYDDMNFPLDKDDPEYEAFLAAQYGQILCLLLQTRAEGNPRGEHRFHLKGYQKLIQQSPPGDTVFYTFITEFFQYHIYADDLLWHPETRTDRLTSEHWEPSVPIDKPRLLGVADGFLPYLSQITSIRNTIRANLAASVDPPVDYITLFKAVDIDAAIREWSPQWPLGDSRDRVAPLYKQMMWVYLFRTIYPPCSPPSRRATVGSLPAVSLMTPPPQRRASMAASVGTGAAANKPALGGHLPRSCPSSRNPSRTSSMHELDSSAIGQSFECHRQPSPPAVRRPAHEDDRVTLAVQESLAIMESFKPSDPALTLLLIPCLIIGTACFEAAQRDRVRATVKVVRGYTGLRNCDRVGEVLDKVWSLMDQGDWISVWDWQSVARGLELDFICS